The following proteins are co-located in the Thermus sp. LT1-2-5 genome:
- a CDS encoding TRAP transporter small permease — protein sequence MLRRLEEILLALLLGGMVSLAFANVLTRYLFRYPLAFSEELLVNVFVWATLLGIAVGLREGLEGAHIRFVALTEFLPEPWRRGSMALGFLVFGLLFATLAYLSWKQALDDLALGAISPALGIPNAIYTLPTPFLCLLVALRSLEGAWRALRG from the coding sequence ATGCTCAGGCGCCTGGAGGAAATCCTCCTCGCCCTCCTCTTAGGGGGGATGGTTTCCTTGGCTTTTGCCAACGTGCTGACCCGCTACCTCTTCCGTTACCCGCTGGCCTTCAGCGAAGAGCTGCTCGTCAACGTCTTTGTGTGGGCCACCCTCCTGGGCATCGCCGTGGGTCTCCGCGAGGGGCTTGAAGGGGCACATATCCGGTTCGTGGCCCTGACAGAATTCCTGCCCGAACCGTGGCGCCGGGGGAGCATGGCCCTGGGCTTCCTCGTCTTTGGCCTCCTCTTCGCCACCTTGGCCTACCTGTCTTGGAAACAGGCCCTGGACGATCTGGCCTTGGGAGCCATTTCCCCGGCCTTGGGAATCCCCAACGCCATCTACACCCTCCCCACCCCCTTTCTCTGCCTTCTGGTGGCCCTGCGGAGCCTAGAGGGGGCTTGGCGGGCCCTCAGGGGGTAG
- a CDS encoding DctP family TRAP transporter solute-binding subunit, with protein MRRWVFGVVALLGLAAAQFKAEYKLSVVVAPNTAWGQGAQRFAELVAEKTGGRVNIKVYYSGQLFAGQQTNEFQLLRTGVADFAIGSTINWSPQVKELNLFNLPFFFPSYKELDAVEEGQAGKAIFQRLRQLGVEPLAWGENGYRQLTNSKRPIRTPEDLQGLKIRVVGAPIFIDTFRALGANPTSMNWAEVLTALQQGVIDGQENPIVGVIIPYKLWELGQRHLTVWNYVIDPLIFAASAQTWRTFPPEVQKAIQEAASEAARYQKALARAGMDDGSALKYLASLGVKVEIADPLAYLRTQGVQVTVLSPLEVGRFRDKVTGVVQRWATEIGGTLVVQAEADKKRAR; from the coding sequence ATGAGAAGGTGGGTGTTCGGGGTGGTGGCCCTTTTGGGCTTGGCGGCGGCGCAGTTCAAGGCGGAGTACAAGCTTTCCGTGGTGGTGGCCCCCAATACCGCCTGGGGCCAAGGGGCCCAGCGCTTCGCCGAACTGGTGGCGGAAAAGACGGGCGGCCGGGTAAACATCAAGGTTTACTACTCGGGCCAGCTTTTCGCCGGGCAGCAAACCAACGAGTTCCAGCTTCTCCGAACAGGGGTGGCGGACTTCGCCATCGGCTCCACCATCAACTGGTCTCCCCAAGTGAAGGAGCTCAACCTATTCAACCTGCCCTTCTTCTTCCCCAGCTACAAGGAGCTGGACGCCGTGGAGGAGGGCCAGGCGGGCAAGGCCATCTTCCAGCGCCTCCGGCAGCTTGGGGTGGAACCGCTAGCCTGGGGGGAGAACGGATACCGGCAGCTCACCAACAGCAAGAGGCCTATCCGCACCCCGGAGGACCTCCAAGGGCTCAAGATCCGGGTGGTGGGCGCTCCCATCTTCATCGATACCTTCAGGGCCTTAGGGGCAAACCCCACCTCCATGAACTGGGCCGAGGTTCTCACCGCTCTGCAGCAAGGGGTGATTGACGGGCAGGAAAACCCCATCGTGGGGGTCATCATCCCCTACAAGCTATGGGAACTGGGACAGCGCCACTTAACGGTCTGGAACTACGTGATAGACCCCCTGATTTTCGCTGCTAGCGCCCAAACCTGGCGTACCTTCCCCCCAGAGGTGCAGAAGGCCATTCAGGAGGCGGCCTCGGAAGCGGCCCGTTACCAAAAGGCCCTGGCCCGGGCGGGGATGGACGATGGCAGCGCCTTGAAGTACCTGGCCTCCCTCGGGGTTAAGGTGGAGATCGCCGATCCCCTAGCCTACCTGCGAACCCAAGGGGTCCAGGTCACGGTCCTCTCCCCCTTGGAAGTGGGCCGATTCCGGGACAAGGTGACAGGGGTGGTGCAACGCTGGGCCACGGAGATTGGAGGAACCTTGGTGGTCCAGGCAGAGGCGGACAAGAAACGGGCCCGCTGA
- a CDS encoding lipoyl domain-containing protein encodes MALVPLRMPQLGLTMEEGCFQGFAKRVGETFRKGEPLFTVETDKALVEVEAEADGVLVSVLAEVGKTYPVGAILGYYEEVKG; translated from the coding sequence GTGGCGCTAGTTCCCCTCCGTATGCCCCAGCTTGGTCTAACCATGGAGGAAGGGTGCTTCCAAGGCTTTGCCAAAAGGGTCGGGGAAACCTTCCGCAAGGGCGAGCCCCTCTTCACGGTAGAAACGGACAAGGCCCTGGTGGAGGTGGAAGCCGAGGCGGATGGGGTGCTGGTTTCGGTGCTGGCGGAGGTGGGGAAAACCTACCCCGTGGGCGCAATCCTTGGCTACTACGAGGAGGTGAAGGGATGA
- a CDS encoding alpha-ketoacid dehydrogenase subunit beta, with product MGGVREITFAEATREAMEEEMARDRTVFLMGEDIAKQGGIFGQFKGLAERFGRERVRDTPISEPTLVGAALGAALVGARPVLDIHFADFLLLAMDELANQAASLRYMSGGRLKVPLVIRAPDGAIRSAAAHHSKSLEALFLHLPGFKVVAPATPKDAKGLLKAAIRSDDPVLYLEHKALYTRKGPVPEGEVLTPIGRAEVVREGRDVTLVSYSLTLYKALEAARQLEEDGISAEVVDLKTLYPLDWDTLLASAEKTGRMVVAHEAWRFLGPGAEISATLGEKLWNRLQAPVVRVGAAHVPIPFSPPLEERVIPQVADLVRAAKEVLTWR from the coding sequence ATGGGAGGGGTGAGGGAGATCACCTTCGCTGAGGCCACGCGGGAGGCCATGGAAGAGGAGATGGCCCGCGACCGCACCGTCTTCCTCATGGGGGAGGACATCGCCAAGCAAGGGGGAATCTTCGGCCAGTTCAAGGGATTGGCGGAACGGTTTGGGCGGGAGCGGGTCCGCGACACCCCCATAAGCGAGCCCACCCTGGTGGGGGCGGCGTTGGGGGCGGCCCTAGTGGGGGCAAGGCCGGTCCTGGACATCCACTTCGCCGATTTCCTCCTCCTCGCCATGGACGAGCTGGCCAACCAAGCGGCCAGCCTGCGCTACATGTCAGGAGGCCGACTCAAGGTTCCCCTGGTCATCCGGGCCCCGGACGGGGCCATCCGCTCCGCAGCGGCCCACCACTCCAAAAGCCTCGAGGCCCTCTTCCTCCACCTGCCCGGTTTCAAGGTGGTGGCCCCGGCCACGCCTAAGGACGCCAAGGGCCTCCTAAAAGCCGCTATCCGCTCCGACGATCCCGTTCTCTACCTGGAGCACAAGGCTCTATACACCCGCAAAGGCCCGGTGCCCGAGGGGGAGGTTCTGACGCCCATCGGCCGGGCTGAGGTGGTGCGGGAGGGGCGGGACGTCACCTTGGTCAGCTATAGCCTCACCCTTTACAAGGCTCTGGAAGCGGCGCGCCAGTTGGAGGAAGACGGGATCTCGGCAGAGGTGGTGGACCTTAAGACCCTCTATCCCTTGGACTGGGACACCCTCCTCGCTTCGGCGGAGAAGACGGGCCGCATGGTGGTGGCCCACGAGGCCTGGCGTTTCCTGGGACCGGGAGCGGAGATATCCGCCACCCTAGGGGAGAAGCTTTGGAACAGGCTCCAGGCCCCCGTGGTCCGGGTGGGAGCAGCCCACGTGCCCATCCCCTTCAGCCCACCCTTGGAGGAACGCGTCATCCCCCAGGTGGCCGACCTGGTGCGAGCTGCGAAGGAGGTCCTGACGTGGCGCTAG
- a CDS encoding thiamine pyrophosphate-dependent enzyme yields the protein MDRLNLYRLMYRIRRFEERVEKLFQAGKIPGFVHLYIGQEAVAVGVLAHRRPGDYLTSTHRGHGHALAAGVDPRAMMAELFGRATGVCRGKGGSMHLFDPDRGMLGANGIVAGGIPIAVGAGLGLRLLGQTGVVFAFFGDGALGRGVLHEGLNLAALWRLPVLFILENNGYASTTAHAESHAFRVEDLVRAYGLPFRQADGQDVEEVYSAVADLLQGVRGEGGPAFLEARTYRFKGHYVGDPERYRSREEVAQARMRDPVSLARQRLLAAGVGEKAIKTLEGEEDALLEEAVTFAELSPWPDPDEALQGLFAEEVRDYPWEG from the coding sequence ATGGATCGCCTTAACCTATACCGCCTTATGTACCGAATTCGTCGCTTTGAGGAACGGGTGGAGAAACTTTTTCAGGCGGGCAAGATCCCGGGGTTTGTCCACCTCTATATCGGCCAGGAGGCGGTGGCCGTGGGCGTCTTGGCCCATCGGCGACCCGGGGACTACCTCACCAGCACCCACCGGGGGCACGGGCACGCCCTGGCGGCCGGGGTAGACCCCCGGGCCATGATGGCGGAACTCTTTGGCCGGGCCACCGGCGTCTGCCGGGGTAAGGGAGGAAGCATGCACCTCTTTGACCCGGACCGCGGGATGCTAGGGGCCAACGGCATCGTGGCGGGGGGCATCCCCATCGCCGTGGGGGCAGGCCTTGGGTTGCGGCTCCTGGGCCAAACGGGGGTGGTCTTCGCCTTCTTCGGGGACGGGGCCCTGGGCCGGGGTGTCCTCCACGAGGGGCTAAACCTGGCAGCCCTGTGGCGGCTTCCTGTCCTCTTTATCCTGGAGAACAACGGTTACGCCTCCACCACCGCCCATGCGGAGAGCCACGCCTTCCGGGTGGAAGACCTAGTCCGGGCCTACGGCCTTCCTTTCCGGCAGGCAGATGGCCAGGACGTGGAAGAAGTCTACAGTGCGGTGGCAGATCTCCTACAGGGGGTACGTGGGGAAGGGGGCCCAGCTTTCCTGGAGGCCCGAACCTACCGTTTCAAGGGCCACTACGTGGGCGACCCCGAACGCTACCGTTCCCGGGAAGAGGTGGCCCAAGCCCGTATGCGGGACCCCGTGTCCCTCGCTCGGCAGAGGCTCCTCGCTGCCGGGGTCGGCGAAAAAGCCATAAAGACCCTGGAAGGCGAGGAGGATGCCCTCCTGGAGGAGGCTGTGACCTTCGCCGAGTTAAGCCCATGGCCTGATCCCGACGAGGCCCTTCAGGGCCTTTTCGCCGAGGAGGTGAGGGACTACCCATGGGAGGGGTGA
- a CDS encoding helix-turn-helix domain-containing protein translates to MPEVAVSALSDLQDLGFSPYEARVYLALLQEGRLNGYEAAKLSGVPRSMVYQALERLVARGAAYRVEEDRGVFYGAVPHEELLARLEAESQRRLDRARESLARLTPKRPLGAIWRVEGASRTLEEARALVVGARRALTLSLWQNQLEALEDELLKAQDKGVALRLVLFGDRVNPGLRQVYFHHFVDPNVVEGRLRARLFVVAKDHEEVVVGNLTEQGEAWAVRTRDPALVLVAEEYVRHDVILAEMTLAYGVEKLSALWTAREDLRRMVTGEEVYGSP, encoded by the coding sequence ATGCCGGAGGTTGCGGTGTCCGCCCTTTCTGACCTACAAGACCTGGGATTTAGTCCCTATGAGGCCCGGGTCTATTTGGCCTTGCTCCAAGAGGGTCGGCTTAACGGGTACGAAGCCGCCAAGCTGAGCGGGGTACCTCGCTCCATGGTGTACCAAGCCCTGGAACGCCTGGTGGCGCGGGGAGCCGCCTACCGGGTGGAGGAAGACCGGGGCGTCTTCTACGGCGCGGTGCCCCACGAGGAACTCCTAGCCCGCCTCGAGGCCGAGTCCCAAAGACGCCTAGACCGCGCCCGGGAAAGCCTGGCCCGTCTGACCCCAAAGCGGCCTCTTGGGGCCATCTGGCGGGTTGAGGGAGCGTCCCGAACCCTGGAGGAGGCCAGGGCCCTGGTGGTAGGGGCTCGACGGGCCCTAACCCTTTCCCTTTGGCAGAACCAGTTAGAGGCTTTGGAGGACGAGCTCCTGAAAGCTCAGGACAAGGGGGTGGCGCTCCGCCTCGTCCTCTTCGGGGATCGGGTTAACCCTGGCTTGCGCCAGGTTTACTTCCACCACTTCGTGGACCCCAACGTGGTGGAAGGTCGGCTTAGGGCCAGGCTGTTCGTGGTCGCCAAAGATCACGAGGAGGTGGTGGTGGGCAACCTCACGGAACAGGGGGAGGCATGGGCGGTACGTACCCGGGACCCCGCCTTGGTCCTGGTGGCGGAGGAATACGTGCGCCACGACGTCATCTTGGCCGAGATGACCCTGGCCTACGGGGTGGAAAAGCTCTCTGCCCTCTGGACCGCCCGCGAGGATCTGCGCCGGATGGTGACGGGGGAAGAGGTGTATGGATCGCCTTAA
- a CDS encoding TAXI family TRAP transporter solute-binding subunit yields the protein MKRWFLLVALCGVALAQKPQVVIGTGGVGGVYFYYGTAVAEILNKAGVVQAQAMQSGGSMENLMLLRDRTDPARSLYYCGTVLPDAALLALQGEERFQGKPAPVRILFTMYPNYFHVVTTEDSGIRVLQDLKGRRVSTEVAGGIIEYEARILMSAAIPGFDPKTHFGKWERVRVAEAAQMLSEGNLDAFFWSGGLPTGSILELSGSLARKGKRLSLVPLPPQSTPVQVLQRRFPGVVDTGVIPKSVYNTRYDAPTLTFWNLFVCPASLPEEVAYAMVKAVFENLSSLHAAVAPARDTTLESAIRSRGGKVPYHEGAVRYFREKGVWR from the coding sequence ATGAAAAGATGGTTTCTGCTTGTAGCCCTTTGCGGTGTGGCGCTGGCGCAAAAACCCCAGGTGGTTATCGGCACCGGGGGTGTGGGCGGGGTGTACTTCTACTACGGCACGGCGGTGGCGGAGATCCTCAACAAGGCTGGCGTGGTCCAGGCCCAGGCCATGCAGTCGGGCGGGTCCATGGAAAACCTCATGCTCCTGCGAGACCGTACGGACCCCGCCCGGAGTCTCTACTACTGTGGCACCGTGCTCCCCGACGCTGCCCTTCTTGCCCTGCAAGGGGAGGAGCGCTTCCAGGGAAAACCCGCGCCTGTACGCATCCTTTTCACCATGTACCCTAACTACTTCCACGTGGTGACCACGGAGGATAGCGGCATCCGGGTTCTCCAAGACCTCAAGGGAAGGCGTGTTTCCACAGAGGTAGCCGGGGGAATCATCGAGTACGAGGCCAGGATTCTGATGTCCGCTGCCATACCCGGCTTTGATCCGAAAACCCACTTCGGCAAGTGGGAACGGGTGCGGGTGGCAGAGGCGGCCCAGATGCTCTCCGAAGGGAATCTGGATGCGTTCTTCTGGTCCGGGGGGTTGCCCACGGGGAGCATCTTGGAGCTTTCCGGGAGTCTTGCCCGCAAGGGGAAGCGCCTTTCCCTGGTCCCCCTCCCGCCGCAAAGTACCCCCGTGCAGGTGCTCCAGCGCCGCTTCCCCGGGGTGGTGGACACGGGGGTCATTCCCAAGAGCGTTTACAACACGCGGTACGATGCGCCCACCCTTACCTTCTGGAACCTTTTCGTCTGTCCGGCAAGCCTTCCCGAGGAGGTGGCCTACGCCATGGTCAAGGCGGTCTTTGAAAACCTCTCTTCCCTCCATGCCGCCGTGGCCCCTGCCCGGGACACCACCTTAGAAAGCGCGATTCGCTCCCGGGGTGGAAAGGTGCCTTACCACGAAGGGGCTGTGCGCTACTTCCGGGAGAAGGGGGTGTGGCGCTAG
- a CDS encoding histidine phosphatase family protein has protein sequence MRRRLLLLRHGEVDYFPEGKPVPPEGVGLTDTGRKQAEAVGELLREVPLDLAIHTGVPRTEETLRILLKGRNVPVEAWPEFQEIRPGRLKDLPDPQRAFQEAFHPRDLSERFLGGERYADFLARVLPTYERLLLRPWDTLLLVAHGGVIRALLSYALTGKEGFLPLEVHPCGLSILDLGEPPLLRVHNLTPYELLPQTRLSTMEALWLAYRMP, from the coding sequence ATGAGAAGGCGGCTTCTTCTCCTGCGCCACGGCGAGGTGGACTACTTCCCTGAGGGAAAGCCGGTGCCCCCTGAGGGCGTGGGCCTCACGGACACGGGAAGAAAACAGGCGGAAGCCGTGGGAGAACTCCTCCGCGAGGTGCCCCTGGACCTTGCCATCCACACGGGCGTCCCTCGCACAGAGGAAACCCTCCGCATCCTTCTCAAGGGCCGGAACGTCCCCGTGGAGGCTTGGCCCGAGTTCCAAGAGATCCGACCAGGACGGCTAAAGGACCTTCCAGACCCCCAGCGGGCGTTTCAGGAAGCCTTCCATCCCCGAGACCTCTCGGAGCGCTTCCTAGGCGGGGAGCGGTATGCGGACTTCCTGGCCCGGGTCCTTCCCACCTACGAGCGCCTCTTGCTAAGGCCCTGGGATACCCTGCTCCTAGTGGCCCACGGAGGGGTTATCCGGGCCCTGCTTTCCTATGCCCTGACCGGCAAAGAGGGCTTCCTTCCCCTCGAGGTGCACCCTTGCGGGCTCTCGATCCTAGACCTGGGGGAGCCGCCCCTGCTTCGCGTCCACAACCTAACCCCTTACGAACTCCTCCCCCAAACCCGCCTTTCCACCATGGAGGCCCTTTGGCTCGCTTACCGGATGCCCTAG
- a CDS encoding DUF6285 domain-containing protein, with product MDRPTLDELLEAVSEFVEREILPTLQDPRLRFQTLVALNALGIARRELTLGEALKGEDRQALVSLLGVEAPLEELLRLLAERIRRGEAPPGTEAFLKAHVARKLTVANPKYLERYP from the coding sequence ATGGATAGGCCCACCCTGGACGAGCTCTTGGAAGCCGTGTCGGAGTTCGTGGAACGGGAAATCCTCCCCACCCTCCAAGATCCGAGACTTCGCTTCCAAACCCTTGTGGCCTTAAACGCCCTGGGCATCGCCCGGCGGGAGTTAACCCTGGGGGAAGCCCTGAAGGGAGAGGACCGCCAGGCCCTAGTCTCCCTCCTGGGCGTGGAAGCCCCTCTGGAAGAGCTCCTCCGCCTCCTCGCCGAAAGGATCCGCCGAGGAGAAGCACCCCCAGGAACGGAGGCCTTCCTCAAAGCGCACGTGGCCCGCAAGCTAACGGTGGCAAACCCCAAGTACTTGGAGCGCTACCCATGA